The Siniperca chuatsi isolate FFG_IHB_CAS linkage group LG7, ASM2008510v1, whole genome shotgun sequence genome includes a window with the following:
- the sst1.1 gene encoding somatostatin 1, tandem duplicate 1: MVSSSRLRCLLLLLLSLTASISCSSAAQRDSKLRLLLHRTPLLGSKQDMSRSSLAELLLTDLLQVENEALEEENFPLAEGEPEDIHVDLERAAAAAGSGPLLAPRERKAGCKNFFWKTFTSC, translated from the exons ATGGTCTCCTCCTCGCGCCTCCGctgcctcctcctgctcctcctctcactcACCGCCTCCATCAGCTGCTCCTCCGCCGCCCAGAGAGACTCCAAACTCCGCCTGCTGCTGCACCGGACCCCGCTGCTGGGCTCCAAACAG gACATGTCTCGCTCCTCCCTGGCGGAGCTGCTCCTGACGGACCTCTTGCAGGTGGAGAACGAGgctctggaggaggagaactTCCCTCTGGCTGAAGGAGAACCTGAAGACATCCATGTTGATCTGGAAcgagccgccgccgccgccggcAGCGGGCCGCTGCTCGCCCCCCGAGAGAGAAAAGCCGGCTGCAAGAACTTCTTCTGGAAGACCTTCACTTCCTGCTGA